Proteins from one Belonocnema kinseyi isolate 2016_QV_RU_SX_M_011 chromosome 8, B_treatae_v1, whole genome shotgun sequence genomic window:
- the LOC117178910 gene encoding uncharacterized protein LOC117178910 isoform X1 gives MGGRKCQVLNCKSTGGPMFSFPKYNRDYDRLLKWVSVCGNPELLKIPKEKLCSKNVCKKHFEMSSFIYKRISKSAVPSLHLPAALCENILHTIFRSEEIDVTREANKFKTMAKWIVEDCELNAYEPLKDNFILMPHN, from the exons atgggaggaagaaaatGCCAAGTTCTAAATTGCAAATCCACAGGAGGGCCAATGTTTAGTTTTCCAAAGTATAATCGAGACTACGATCGTCTTTTAAAATGGGTTTCAGTGTGTGGAAATCCAGAATTGCTTAAAATACCGAAGGAGAAATTGTGCTCTAAAAATGTGtgcaaaaaacattttgaaatgagTTCTTTCATATACAAAAGAATATCTAAATCGGCTGTTCCATCCTTGCATTTGCCAG cagctttgtgtgaaaatatatTACATACGATTTTTCGCTCTGAAGAAATAGATGTAACGAGAGaagcaaacaaatttaaaacaatggcAAAATGGATAGTGGAAGATTGCGAATTAAATGCGT ATGAACCTCTGaaggataattttattttgatgccGCACAATTGA
- the LOC117178910 gene encoding uncharacterized protein LOC117178910 isoform X2, protein MGGRKCQVLNCKSTGGPMFSFPKYNRDYDRLLKWVSVCGNPELLKIPKEKLCSKNVCKKHFEMSSFIYKRISKSAVPSLHLPALCENILHTIFRSEEIDVTREANKFKTMAKWIVEDCELNAYEPLKDNFILMPHN, encoded by the exons atgggaggaagaaaatGCCAAGTTCTAAATTGCAAATCCACAGGAGGGCCAATGTTTAGTTTTCCAAAGTATAATCGAGACTACGATCGTCTTTTAAAATGGGTTTCAGTGTGTGGAAATCCAGAATTGCTTAAAATACCGAAGGAGAAATTGTGCTCTAAAAATGTGtgcaaaaaacattttgaaatgagTTCTTTCATATACAAAAGAATATCTAAATCGGCTGTTCCATCCTTGCATTTGCCAG ctttgtgtgaaaatatatTACATACGATTTTTCGCTCTGAAGAAATAGATGTAACGAGAGaagcaaacaaatttaaaacaatggcAAAATGGATAGTGGAAGATTGCGAATTAAATGCGT ATGAACCTCTGaaggataattttattttgatgccGCACAATTGA